A genomic window from Sphingomonas taxi includes:
- a CDS encoding family 43 glycosylhydrolase: MIRPILAALGLSLGLAAAPAAAQLQGEPFIHDPSTVTFSDGRWYTFGTRQGGLVSDDGWTWRSGPVRPGGGVAPDVIKIGERYYMAYAVGGGGMSGGHASQVKIMWTLSLDPKSPRFGYHDVGVVASSDGVETADAIDPAFLLADGRLWLTYGTYFGPIRIVELDPRTGLRVAGNQPVDVAIDMEATAMMYRDGWYYLLGTHGTCCDGPNSTYHIRVGRARSPLGPYLDHMGTPLLKGGGKLVVSARGRDIGPGHFGLIELPGGVEKFSMHYEADMDRSGRSVLGIAPLLWRDGWPVAGENVAPGTYEIASERSGYALGLATDFVRIPFDARASFRAKPDDPVAPLPDQTLAQDGPGWPQGRVRVDLADYMVRPHQLWTIAPVADAGGSFGAPYYKLTIAGTTRALAATAAGEVEAVPAFTGAAEQLWRVDQLTDGTYRIMPKAVPGGRTGLALVAVGASTPTLAAFDPASPAGRWTFRTP, from the coding sequence ATGATCCGCCCTATCCTCGCCGCGCTCGGCCTCTCGCTCGGCCTTGCCGCCGCCCCCGCCGCTGCGCAACTGCAGGGCGAGCCGTTCATCCACGACCCCTCCACGGTCACCTTCTCCGACGGACGCTGGTATACGTTCGGTACGCGGCAGGGCGGGCTCGTCTCCGACGACGGCTGGACGTGGCGCAGCGGCCCGGTGCGGCCCGGCGGCGGCGTCGCGCCCGACGTCATCAAGATCGGCGAGCGTTACTACATGGCCTATGCGGTCGGCGGCGGCGGCATGTCCGGCGGCCACGCCAGCCAGGTCAAGATTATGTGGACGCTGTCGCTCGACCCCAAGTCGCCACGCTTCGGCTATCACGACGTCGGCGTCGTCGCATCGAGCGACGGGGTGGAGACGGCCGATGCGATCGATCCTGCCTTCCTGCTCGCCGACGGGCGGCTGTGGCTGACCTACGGCACCTATTTCGGGCCGATCCGCATCGTCGAACTCGATCCCAGGACCGGGCTGCGCGTCGCCGGCAACCAGCCGGTCGACGTGGCGATCGACATGGAGGCCACCGCGATGATGTATCGCGACGGCTGGTATTATCTGCTCGGCACGCACGGCACTTGCTGCGACGGGCCGAATTCCACCTATCACATCCGCGTCGGCCGGGCGCGCAGCCCGCTGGGGCCGTATCTCGACCATATGGGCACGCCGCTGCTCAAGGGCGGCGGCAAGCTGGTAGTGAGTGCGCGGGGCCGCGACATCGGTCCCGGTCACTTCGGGCTGATCGAGCTGCCCGGCGGCGTCGAGAAATTCTCGATGCATTACGAGGCGGACATGGACCGCAGCGGGCGCAGCGTGCTGGGCATCGCGCCGCTGCTGTGGCGCGACGGCTGGCCGGTGGCGGGCGAGAACGTCGCGCCGGGCACCTATGAGATCGCGTCCGAGCGCAGCGGTTATGCGCTGGGACTGGCGACCGACTTCGTCCGCATCCCGTTCGACGCGCGCGCGAGTTTCAGGGCCAAGCCGGACGATCCCGTCGCACCGCTGCCCGACCAGACGCTGGCGCAGGATGGCCCGGGCTGGCCGCAGGGCCGGGTGCGCGTCGACCTCGCCGATTACATGGTGCGGCCGCACCAATTGTGGACGATCGCGCCGGTGGCCGACGCCGGCGGGTCGTTCGGCGCGCCATATTACAAGCTGACCATCGCCGGGACGACCCGTGCGCTGGCGGCGACCGCGGCGGGCGAGGTGGAGGCGGTGCCCGCCTTCACCGGCGCGGCCGAGCAATTGTGGCGCGTCGATCAGCTCACCGACGGCACCTACCGCATCATGCCCAAGGCGGTGCCGGGCGGCCGCACCGGGCTGGCGCTGGTCGCCGTCGGTGCGAGTACGCCGACGCTCGCCGCCTTCGATCCGGCCAGCCCGGCGGGGCGCTGGACGTTCCGCACGCCCTGA
- a CDS encoding IlvD/Edd family dehydratase yields the protein MSRVRHRPSGESSVSRQPVRPFRSRDWFADPARADMTALYLERFMNYGLTPAELRSGRPIIGIAQTGSDLSPCNRIHLDLARRVRDGIRDAGGIPLEFPVHPIFENCRRPTAALDRNLAYLGLVETLYGYPIDAVVLTTGCDKTTPSGIMAAATVDIPAIVLSGGPMLDGWHEGELVGSGTVIWRSRRKLAAGEIDEEEFLQRATDSAPSAGHCNTMGTASTMNAVAEALGLSLPGCAAIPAPYRERGQFAYETGRRIVDMAYEDLRPSRILTRESFLNAVRVVTAIGGSSNAQPHIQAMAAHAGIEVRPSDWMDYGYDLPLLVDVQPAGRFLGERFHRAGGVPAVMNELLGAGKLDGDCLTVTGRSIAENLAGRGATDREVIRPFDQPLKEQAGFLVLTGNLFDFAIMKTSVISPAFRERYLNVPGRENVFEARAVVFEGSDDYHHRINDPALGIDEGSMLVIRGAGPIGWPGSAEVVNMQPPDHLIQRGILTLPTLGDGRQSGTSDSPSILNASPESAVGGGLSWLQTGDVIRIDLAAGRCDALVEEAEITRRRGGTPPPIAESHTPWEELYREKTGQLGEGGVLDFALKYRGIAARTPRHNH from the coding sequence ATGAGCCGGGTCCGGCATCGTCCAAGTGGAGAGTCCAGCGTGTCACGCCAACCGGTTCGTCCCTTCCGTTCGCGCGACTGGTTCGCCGACCCGGCCCGTGCCGACATGACCGCGCTCTATCTCGAACGCTTCATGAATTACGGCCTGACCCCGGCGGAACTGCGCTCGGGGCGGCCGATCATCGGCATCGCGCAGACCGGCAGCGACCTGTCCCCGTGCAACCGCATCCATCTCGATCTGGCGCGCCGGGTGCGCGACGGCATCCGCGACGCAGGGGGCATCCCGCTCGAATTCCCGGTCCATCCGATCTTCGAGAATTGCCGCCGGCCGACCGCGGCGCTCGACCGCAACCTCGCCTATCTCGGGCTGGTCGAGACGCTGTACGGCTATCCGATCGACGCGGTGGTGCTGACCACCGGCTGCGACAAGACGACGCCGTCGGGGATCATGGCCGCCGCCACCGTCGACATTCCGGCGATCGTGCTGTCGGGCGGGCCGATGCTCGACGGCTGGCACGAGGGCGAGCTGGTCGGTTCGGGCACCGTCATCTGGCGCTCGCGCCGCAAGCTGGCCGCGGGCGAGATCGACGAGGAGGAATTTCTCCAGCGCGCCACCGACAGCGCGCCCTCGGCGGGCCATTGCAACACGATGGGCACCGCCTCGACGATGAACGCGGTGGCCGAGGCGCTCGGCCTGTCGCTGCCCGGCTGCGCGGCGATCCCCGCGCCCTATCGCGAGCGCGGCCAGTTCGCCTATGAGACCGGCCGCCGCATCGTCGACATGGCCTATGAGGACCTGCGTCCGTCGCGCATCCTGACCCGCGAGAGCTTCCTCAACGCCGTGCGCGTCGTCACTGCGATCGGCGGCTCATCGAACGCGCAGCCGCATATCCAGGCGATGGCGGCGCATGCCGGCATCGAGGTGCGGCCGAGCGACTGGATGGACTATGGCTATGATCTGCCGCTGCTGGTCGACGTGCAGCCCGCCGGGCGTTTCCTCGGCGAGCGCTTCCATCGTGCCGGCGGCGTGCCGGCGGTGATGAACGAGCTGCTCGGCGCCGGCAAGCTGGACGGCGACTGCCTGACCGTCACCGGGCGCAGCATCGCCGAGAATCTCGCCGGTCGCGGCGCCACCGACCGCGAAGTGATCCGCCCGTTCGACCAGCCGCTGAAGGAGCAGGCGGGGTTCCTCGTCCTCACCGGCAATCTGTTCGATTTCGCGATCATGAAGACCAGCGTGATCTCGCCGGCGTTCCGCGAGCGCTACCTCAACGTACCGGGACGCGAGAACGTGTTCGAGGCGCGCGCCGTGGTGTTCGAGGGATCGGACGATTACCACCATCGCATCAACGATCCCGCGCTCGGCATCGACGAGGGCTCGATGCTGGTGATCCGCGGCGCCGGGCCGATCGGCTGGCCGGGATCGGCGGAGGTGGTCAACATGCAGCCGCCCGATCATCTGATCCAGCGCGGCATCCTGACGCTGCCGACGCTGGGCGACGGCCGCCAGTCGGGCACGTCGGACAGCCCGTCGATCCTCAACGCCAGCCCGGAAAGCGCGGTCGGCGGCGGCCTGTCGTGGTTGCAGACCGGCGACGTGATCCGCATCGATCTGGCCGCGGGCCGCTGCGACGCACTGGTCGAGGAGGCCGAGATCACGCGCCGGCGCGGTGGGACGCCGCCGCCCATTGCCGAGAGCCACACGCCGTGGGAAGAGCTGTACCGGGAAAAGACCGGCCAGCTCGGCGAAGGCGGCGTCCTCGACTTCGCGTTGAAATATCGGGGTATCGCTGCACGTACGCCGCGGCATAACCACTAG
- a CDS encoding sugar porter family MFS transporter — MTDSVRGAGGTATNHGFIAAIVAVATIGGFMFGYDSGVINGTQKGLEAAFALGRLGIGVNVGAILVGSAIGAFGAGRMADAIGRRNVMMLAALLFLVSALLAGAASGSEIFIFARIIGGLGVGAASVISPVYISEVTPASIRGRLTSVQQVMIITGLTGAFVANFVLARYAGGSTAPFWLGYPAWRWMFWLQAIPAAIYLVALFVIPESPRFLMAKGREDDAHKVLVRLFGVAEADRKVVEIRNSLAADHHKPKLSDLRDKTTGKIRPILWAGIGLAIFQQLVGINVVFYYGAVLWEAVGFTEDNALQINILSGVLSIAACLFTIATVDRIGRKPLLLVGSAGMAVTLAVVAWAFSTAVTDAAGAVSLPGHNGMIALIAANLYVIFFNASWGPVMWVMLGEMFPNQIRGSGLAVSGFAQWIANAAISVSFPALAVSPGLAVTYFGYAFFAAASFFFVRKMVNETAGRELEDMAG; from the coding sequence ATGACGGACAGCGTAAGGGGGGCAGGGGGGACTGCCACGAACCACGGCTTCATCGCCGCGATCGTCGCGGTGGCGACGATCGGCGGCTTCATGTTCGGCTATGATTCGGGCGTGATCAACGGCACCCAGAAGGGGCTCGAGGCGGCGTTCGCGCTCGGCCGGCTCGGCATCGGCGTCAATGTCGGCGCGATCCTCGTCGGTTCGGCGATCGGTGCGTTCGGCGCCGGGCGGATGGCCGATGCGATCGGCCGCCGCAACGTCATGATGCTCGCGGCATTGCTGTTCCTGGTCAGCGCTCTGCTCGCCGGCGCGGCGAGCGGCTCCGAGATCTTCATCTTCGCGCGTATCATCGGCGGCCTCGGCGTCGGCGCGGCGAGCGTCATCTCGCCGGTCTACATCTCCGAAGTCACCCCCGCCTCGATCCGCGGCCGGCTGACCAGCGTGCAGCAGGTGATGATCATCACCGGCCTGACCGGCGCGTTCGTCGCCAATTTCGTGCTCGCCCGCTATGCCGGCGGCTCGACCGCGCCGTTCTGGCTCGGCTATCCTGCCTGGCGCTGGATGTTCTGGCTGCAGGCGATCCCCGCCGCCATCTATCTCGTCGCTCTGTTCGTCATTCCGGAAAGCCCGCGCTTCCTGATGGCCAAGGGCCGCGAAGACGACGCGCACAAGGTGCTCGTCCGCCTGTTCGGCGTCGCCGAAGCCGACCGCAAGGTCGTCGAGATCCGCAACTCGCTCGCCGCCGACCATCACAAGCCCAAATTGTCCGACCTGCGCGACAAGACCACCGGCAAGATCCGCCCGATCCTGTGGGCGGGTATCGGCCTCGCCATCTTCCAGCAGCTCGTCGGCATCAACGTCGTCTTCTATTACGGTGCGGTGCTGTGGGAAGCGGTCGGCTTCACCGAGGACAATGCGCTGCAGATCAACATCCTGTCGGGCGTACTGTCGATCGCGGCGTGCCTGTTCACGATCGCGACCGTCGACAGGATCGGCCGCAAGCCGCTGCTGCTCGTCGGTTCGGCCGGCATGGCGGTGACGCTGGCGGTGGTCGCCTGGGCCTTCTCGACCGCGGTCACCGACGCAGCGGGCGCCGTCTCGCTGCCGGGGCATAACGGCATGATCGCGCTGATCGCCGCCAACCTCTACGTCATCTTCTTCAACGCGAGCTGGGGCCCGGTGATGTGGGTGATGCTCGGCGAGATGTTCCCGAACCAGATCCGCGGCTCGGGCCTCGCGGTGTCGGGCTTCGCGCAGTGGATCGCCAATGCGGCGATCTCGGTGAGCTTCCCGGCGCTGGCGGTGTCGCCCGGCCTGGCGGTGACCTATTTCGGTTACGCCTTCTTCGCCGCGGCGTCGTTCTTCTTCGTGCGCAAGATGGTCAACGAGACCGCGGGCCGCGAGCTGGAGGACATGGCGGGCTGA
- a CDS encoding glycoside hydrolase family 43 protein: MRMAGRAMILALALAGGSAAMASEAPRFSRFAYQGQSEEKATPAPGAYRNPILSGYYPDPSVTRVGDDYYLVNSSFAHFPGLPVFHSKDLVHWTQIGNAIDRPGQLDFTGRRTSEAVFAPDISYHAGTFYIVNTCVSCRGNFVITARNPAGPWSDPIWLPFEGIDPSIYWEGDRAYIVNNRAPAEPPRYEGHRAIWMQEYDWRAGKMVGESTQLVNGGVDITKKPVWIEGPHILRKDGYYYLTAAEGGTSVNHSQVVFRSRDLRGPYAPFAGNPILTQRDLDPARPNPITSAGHAELVQTQNGDWWATFLAVRPYAGNYYNIGRETFLLPVTWAQGWPMILPHGQAIPFTAPAPRLPQQRPPALPTSGDFAYTDTFAGPKLAMQWIGVRTPKQPVYRIDRHELVLDRGAPMGDLNGVPAFVARRQQHHVATMSTTVRFTPDSDGERAGLAAMQSDKNFLFFGITRLAGKPMVALYTTDKGTERLVASAPLATTGPVTLTIRAKGGTMAFDYQAGAARRTLAADVDARFLSTEAAGGFVGTIVGPYAWRR, encoded by the coding sequence ATGAGGATGGCGGGACGTGCCATGATCCTGGCGCTGGCCTTAGCCGGCGGTTCGGCGGCGATGGCGAGCGAGGCCCCGCGCTTCAGCCGCTTCGCCTATCAGGGGCAGTCGGAGGAGAAGGCCACCCCCGCGCCGGGCGCGTATCGCAACCCGATCCTGTCTGGCTATTACCCCGACCCGTCGGTGACGCGGGTCGGCGACGATTATTATCTGGTCAATTCATCCTTCGCGCATTTCCCCGGCCTGCCGGTCTTCCACTCGAAGGACCTCGTCCACTGGACGCAGATCGGCAATGCGATCGACCGCCCCGGCCAGCTCGACTTCACCGGCCGCCGCACCTCGGAAGCGGTGTTCGCGCCGGATATCTCCTACCACGCCGGCACCTTCTACATCGTCAACACCTGCGTCTCGTGCAGAGGCAATTTCGTCATCACCGCCAGGAACCCGGCGGGGCCGTGGTCCGATCCGATCTGGCTGCCGTTCGAGGGGATCGATCCGTCGATCTATTGGGAAGGCGACCGCGCCTATATCGTCAACAACCGCGCCCCCGCCGAACCGCCGCGCTACGAAGGCCATCGCGCCATCTGGATGCAGGAATATGACTGGCGCGCCGGCAAGATGGTCGGCGAGAGCACGCAATTGGTCAACGGCGGCGTCGACATCACGAAAAAGCCGGTCTGGATCGAGGGGCCGCATATCCTCCGGAAGGACGGCTATTATTATCTGACGGCGGCCGAGGGCGGCACCAGCGTCAACCATTCGCAGGTCGTCTTCCGCTCGCGCGACTTGCGCGGGCCGTATGCGCCGTTCGCCGGCAATCCGATCCTGACCCAGCGCGATCTCGATCCCGCCCGCCCCAACCCGATCACCTCGGCGGGCCATGCCGAACTGGTGCAGACGCAGAACGGCGACTGGTGGGCGACCTTCCTTGCCGTCCGCCCCTATGCCGGCAATTACTATAACATCGGCCGCGAGACGTTCCTGCTGCCGGTGACCTGGGCGCAAGGCTGGCCGATGATCCTGCCACACGGCCAGGCGATCCCCTTCACCGCGCCCGCACCCAGGCTGCCGCAGCAACGCCCGCCGGCGCTGCCGACCAGCGGCGACTTCGCCTACACCGACACGTTCGCCGGACCGAAACTGGCGATGCAGTGGATCGGCGTGCGCACCCCCAAACAGCCCGTCTACCGGATCGACCGCCACGAACTCGTGCTCGACCGCGGCGCGCCGATGGGCGACCTGAACGGCGTTCCCGCCTTCGTCGCGCGGCGCCAGCAGCATCACGTCGCGACGATGAGCACGACGGTGCGCTTCACCCCCGACAGCGACGGCGAGCGCGCCGGCCTCGCCGCGATGCAGAGCGACAAGAACTTCCTGTTCTTCGGCATCACCCGCCTCGCCGGCAAGCCGATGGTCGCGCTCTACACCACCGACAAGGGCACCGAACGGCTGGTCGCGTCGGCGCCGCTCGCCACCACCGGTCCGGTGACGCTCACCATCCGCGCCAAGGGCGGCACGATGGCGTTCGACTATCAGGCCGGCGCCGCCCGCCGCACGCTCGCCGCCGACGTCGACGCACGCTTCCTCAGCACCGAGGCGGCGGGCGGCTTCGTCGGCACGATCGTCGGTCCCTACGCCTGGCGGCGCTGA
- a CDS encoding alpha-N-arabinofuranosidase, producing the protein MIPFRPRAARALLPLLLAGLALPGTAPAQERETEAVQATLRADTPGPQVHRDVFGQFAEHLGHGIYGGIWVGPKSRIPNDAGYRRDVLAALKAINVPMVRWPGGCFADEYHWRDGIGPAKDRPGKVNTNWGGVNEDNSFGTHEYFGLMERLGASTYVGANLGSAPPAETAQWVEYMTAAKGSSILAKERAKNGHAEPWKVQYLGIGNELWGCGGNMRADYAADETNRYAQFAKSANGPMLKIASGPSDSNYEWTEAMMRIAGKNIDGLALHYYTRPRDKDWKDKGPAIGFSEHEWATTMQHTLQMEEFLTKHAAIMDKYDPAKRVMLAVDEWGTWYDPTPGSNPGFLEQQNSIRDAVVAGLNLNIFVAHADRVRMAAIAQMVNVLQAMLLTDGPRMVRTPTYWVFDLYKPWQGATALPITLTSPWYHKDEVAVPAVNASAVRDAAGQVHVALVNLDPNRALPVSVALTGVQAGQASGRIVTGAAMDTHNSFDAPDTVTPQPFTSAQVAGGTLTLTLPAKSVVVLDLR; encoded by the coding sequence ATGATCCCGTTCCGACCCCGCGCCGCCCGCGCGCTGCTGCCGCTGCTGCTTGCCGGCCTTGCCCTGCCGGGGACGGCGCCCGCGCAGGAGCGCGAAACCGAGGCTGTACAAGCGACGCTGCGCGCCGACACGCCGGGGCCGCAGGTGCATCGCGACGTCTTCGGCCAGTTCGCTGAGCATCTCGGCCACGGCATCTATGGCGGGATCTGGGTCGGCCCCAAATCGCGCATCCCCAATGACGCCGGTTATCGCCGCGACGTGCTCGCCGCGCTCAAGGCGATCAACGTGCCGATGGTGCGCTGGCCGGGCGGGTGCTTCGCCGACGAATATCATTGGCGCGACGGCATCGGCCCGGCGAAGGACCGGCCGGGCAAGGTCAACACCAACTGGGGCGGGGTGAACGAGGACAACAGCTTCGGCACGCACGAATATTTCGGGCTGATGGAGCGGCTGGGCGCGAGCACCTACGTCGGCGCCAACCTTGGCAGCGCGCCGCCCGCCGAAACCGCGCAATGGGTGGAATATATGACCGCGGCGAAGGGCAGCAGCATCCTCGCCAAGGAGCGCGCCAAGAACGGCCATGCCGAGCCGTGGAAGGTGCAGTATCTCGGCATCGGCAACGAATTGTGGGGCTGCGGCGGCAATATGCGCGCCGATTACGCCGCCGACGAGACAAATCGCTACGCGCAATTCGCCAAGTCGGCGAACGGCCCGATGCTCAAGATCGCCAGCGGCCCGAGCGATTCGAACTACGAATGGACCGAGGCGATGATGCGCATCGCCGGCAAGAATATCGACGGGCTGGCGCTGCATTATTACACGCGGCCGCGCGACAAGGACTGGAAGGACAAGGGGCCGGCGATCGGCTTTTCCGAGCATGAATGGGCGACGACGATGCAGCATACGCTGCAGATGGAAGAGTTCCTGACCAAGCATGCCGCGATCATGGACAAATACGACCCCGCCAAGCGCGTGATGCTGGCGGTGGACGAATGGGGCACCTGGTACGATCCGACGCCGGGCAGCAATCCCGGCTTCCTCGAACAGCAGAATTCGATCCGCGACGCGGTGGTCGCCGGGCTCAACCTCAACATCTTCGTCGCGCATGCCGACCGGGTGCGGATGGCGGCGATCGCGCAGATGGTGAACGTGTTGCAGGCGATGCTGCTCACCGACGGGCCGCGGATGGTGAGGACGCCGACCTATTGGGTGTTCGACCTGTACAAGCCGTGGCAGGGGGCGACGGCGCTGCCGATCACGCTCACCTCGCCCTGGTATCACAAGGACGAGGTGGCGGTGCCCGCGGTCAACGCCTCGGCGGTGCGCGACGCCGCAGGGCAGGTGCATGTCGCGCTGGTCAATCTCGACCCGAACCGCGCGCTGCCGGTGTCGGTCGCGCTGACCGGGGTGCAGGCGGGGCAGGCGAGCGGCCGGATCGTCACCGGCGCGGCGATGGATACGCACAACAGCTTCGATGCGCCCGATACGGTGACGCCGCAGCCGTTCACCTCGGCGCAGGTCGCGGGCGGTACGTTGACGCTGACACTGCCGGCCAAGTCCGTCGTCGTGCTCGACCTGCGCTGA
- a CDS encoding GH39 family glycosyl hydrolase: MRGGPSSWCRSAAAAAVLALLTAAAPSPRAVHVSVDAARVTAPLPPIWRFFGADEPNYATTAEGRRLLVELGRLRPSEIYFRAHNLLTSGDGTADFKWGSTNVYTERDGKPVYDWRIVDGIIDSYRAAGIHPYLEIGFMPEALSAAPPGTPYRLPWAPGVDAKGSAGWTYPPRDEKRWADLVYRWTLHNVARYGRAEVERWYFQTWNEPNLSFYWSASPEAFYRLHDVTVDAIRRALPTARVGGPDLAGAGGTFMQGFLRHVTTGTNHATGGTGTPTDFLSFHAKGQPAVVDGHVRMGIANQLRTADEAFAAFAAVPQLAGKPVVIGENDPEGCAACPGPANAYRNGPLYASYTAASYARLWELAQRRGTRLEGALAWSYTFVGQPWFAGYRQLATNGVDLAVLNVFRLFAKLGAERLAARSDGQVPLDTMLRDGVRGAPDVGVLATRTAPGRVALLLWHYYDDDVAGPDARVTLDVAHVVPAAAGRLWRVDARHANAFGAWQAMGSPARPTPAQVATLKRAARLTPEALRLTGGRLTMTVPRQGVVLVEL, translated from the coding sequence GTGCGCGGCGGTCCCTCCTCCTGGTGCCGGTCGGCGGCTGCGGCAGCGGTGCTCGCGCTGCTGACCGCGGCAGCGCCGTCGCCGCGTGCGGTGCACGTCAGCGTCGATGCGGCGCGCGTCACCGCGCCGCTGCCGCCGATCTGGCGGTTCTTCGGCGCCGACGAGCCCAATTATGCGACGACGGCGGAGGGCAGGCGGCTGCTCGTCGAGCTCGGGCGGCTGCGGCCGAGCGAGATCTATTTCCGCGCGCACAACCTGCTGACCAGCGGCGACGGCACCGCCGACTTCAAATGGGGCAGCACCAACGTCTACACCGAGCGCGACGGCAAGCCGGTGTACGACTGGCGGATCGTCGACGGCATCATCGACAGCTATCGCGCCGCCGGCATCCATCCCTATCTCGAAATCGGCTTCATGCCCGAGGCGCTGAGCGCGGCGCCGCCGGGCACGCCCTATCGCCTGCCCTGGGCGCCGGGCGTCGATGCCAAGGGCAGCGCCGGCTGGACCTATCCGCCGCGCGACGAGAAACGCTGGGCCGACCTCGTCTATCGATGGACGCTCCACAATGTCGCGCGCTACGGTCGCGCCGAGGTGGAGCGCTGGTATTTCCAGACGTGGAACGAGCCCAATCTGAGCTTCTACTGGAGCGCCAGCCCGGAGGCCTTCTACCGGCTGCACGACGTCACCGTCGATGCGATCCGCCGCGCGCTGCCGACCGCGCGGGTCGGCGGTCCCGATCTCGCCGGTGCGGGCGGCACGTTCATGCAGGGCTTCCTGCGCCACGTCACCACCGGCACCAACCACGCGACGGGCGGAACGGGTACGCCGACCGACTTCCTGTCCTTCCACGCCAAGGGCCAGCCGGCGGTGGTCGACGGCCATGTCCGCATGGGAATCGCCAACCAGCTGCGCACCGCCGACGAGGCGTTCGCCGCCTTCGCCGCGGTGCCGCAGCTCGCCGGCAAGCCGGTGGTGATCGGCGAGAACGATCCGGAGGGCTGCGCCGCCTGCCCGGGGCCGGCCAACGCCTATCGCAACGGCCCGCTCTACGCGAGCTACACCGCGGCGAGCTACGCGCGGCTGTGGGAACTGGCGCAGCGGCGCGGCACGCGGCTGGAGGGCGCGCTCGCCTGGTCCTATACGTTCGTCGGCCAGCCGTGGTTCGCCGGCTATCGCCAGCTCGCCACCAACGGCGTCGATCTCGCGGTGCTCAACGTCTTCCGGCTGTTCGCGAAACTGGGGGCGGAGCGGCTCGCGGCGCGAAGCGACGGACAGGTGCCGCTCGACACGATGCTGCGCGACGGGGTGCGCGGCGCGCCGGATGTCGGCGTGCTTGCGACGCGGACCGCGCCGGGGCGCGTCGCGCTGCTGCTGTGGCATTATTACGACGACGACGTGGCCGGCCCCGACGCCCGCGTGACGCTCGACGTCGCGCATGTCGTGCCGGCGGCGGCGGGGCGGCTGTGGCGCGTCGATGCGCGCCACGCCAACGCGTTCGGCGCATGGCAGGCGATGGGTTCGCCGGCGCGACCGACGCCCGCGCAGGTCGCGACGCTGAAGCGCGCCGCGCGACTGACGCCGGAAGCGCTGCGCCTGACCGGCGGCCGGCTGACGATGACCGTACCGCGACAGGGCGTGGTGCTCGTCGAACTATGA
- a CDS encoding alpha/beta hydrolase: protein MTSFRVGALAIALALTVGGASAQVTTPAPAPVAGAKPVTIERITVHAPSIEGNLEGESPDRAVLVVLPPSYRSSPTRRYPVVYALHGYSIGAEQWIGEIHVPQTVEGAFAKGTREMIVVLPDSKTVHNGSFYSSSVTVGDFETFIAKDLVAYIDGHYRTIADRRSRGLAGHSMGGYGTARIGMKHPETFGALYMMSPCCLSTRALGTPDAANEAALRSLRAPADSARLSWGLRAQLATAAAWSPNPKAPPLFLDLPIKDGVPQPDVLARWSANAPLAMLDQYAGNLKRYAAIGIDVGDHDGLKDDAEKLHTGLDRYGIANSFEIYPGDHTSGVAGRVQDKMLPFFSRALVFGR, encoded by the coding sequence ATGACTTCCTTCCGTGTCGGCGCGCTTGCCATCGCACTGGCGCTCACCGTCGGCGGCGCATCGGCGCAGGTGACGACGCCAGCGCCCGCGCCGGTGGCGGGCGCCAAGCCGGTGACGATCGAGCGGATCACCGTCCATGCCCCGAGCATCGAGGGCAATCTGGAAGGCGAGAGTCCCGATCGCGCGGTGCTGGTCGTATTGCCGCCGAGCTATCGCAGCAGCCCGACGCGGCGCTATCCGGTGGTCTATGCCCTCCACGGCTATTCGATCGGTGCCGAACAATGGATCGGCGAGATCCACGTGCCGCAGACGGTGGAGGGCGCCTTCGCCAAGGGCACGCGCGAAATGATCGTCGTGCTGCCCGACAGCAAGACGGTGCACAACGGCTCCTTCTATTCGAGCTCGGTGACGGTCGGCGATTTCGAGACGTTCATCGCGAAGGACCTCGTCGCCTATATCGATGGCCATTATCGCACGATCGCCGACCGGCGCAGCCGCGGGCTCGCCGGCCATTCGATGGGCGGCTACGGCACCGCGCGGATCGGGATGAAACATCCCGAGACGTTCGGCGCGCTGTACATGATGAGTCCGTGCTGCCTGTCGACCCGCGCGCTCGGTACGCCCGATGCCGCCAACGAGGCGGCGCTGCGCAGCCTGCGCGCGCCCGCCGACAGCGCCAGATTGTCCTGGGGCCTGCGCGCGCAGCTCGCCACCGCAGCGGCCTGGTCGCCCAATCCCAAGGCGCCGCCGCTGTTCCTCGACCTGCCGATCAAGGACGGCGTGCCGCAGCCCGACGTGCTGGCGCGCTGGTCGGCGAATGCGCCGCTCGCGATGCTCGACCAATATGCCGGCAATCTCAAGCGCTATGCCGCGATCGGCATCGACGTCGGCGACCATGACGGGCTGAAGGACGACGCCGAGAAGCTTCACACCGGGCTCGACCGCTATGGCATCGCCAACAGCTTCGAAATCTATCCGGGCGACCATACCAGCGGCGTCGCCGGCCGGGTGCAGGACAAGATGCTCCCCTTCTTCTCGCGCGCTCTGGTGTTCGGCCGATGA